One Aciduliprofundum boonei T469 genomic region harbors:
- the cyaB gene encoding class IV adenylate cyclase: MEVEIKARIENREEFEKKLKSLNAEFVREVIEEDEYFNHPCRDFAQTDKALRIRNDYTMTYKGPRVDRDTKSREEINLKIDDLNKARNLLISLGFKPVAKVVKRRRYYKVGELNIAVDNLPELGDFVEVECIGEYEPCREKVMRFAKELGLRDFIRKSYLELVLEAIEE; the protein is encoded by the coding sequence ATGGAAGTGGAAATAAAGGCCAGGATTGAAAACAGGGAAGAGTTTGAGAAAAAATTGAAAAGTTTGAATGCGGAGTTTGTAAGAGAGGTAATTGAAGAGGATGAGTATTTTAACCATCCATGCCGGGATTTTGCGCAGACAGATAAGGCTCTTCGCATCAGGAACGATTATACTATGACTTATAAGGGTCCGAGAGTGGATAGAGACACAAAGAGTCGGGAAGAGATTAATTTGAAAATCGATGATTTGAATAAAGCTCGAAACCTTTTAATCTCCCTAGGATTCAAGCCAGTTGCAAAGGTTGTGAAGAGAAGAAGGTACTACAAGGTTGGAGAGCTAAACATAGCCGTGGATAATTTGCCCGAGCTTGGGGATTTTGTAGAAGTGGAATGCATAGGTGAATATGAGCCGTGCAGAGAGAAAGTCATGAGATTTGCTAAAGAGCTAGGGCTCAGGGATTTTATAAGGAAATCGTATTTAGAACTCGTGCTCGAGGCTATAGAGGAATGA
- a CDS encoding MFS transporter encodes MIPKDRMFYKFAAYGFLKNLRLFEPFILLFFKAAGLSYTEIGILYAIKEVSIYVLEIPTGVYADAFGRRRSMLMSMVSYIIAFFIFFSFSSFWLFAVAMVLYALGDAYRTGTHKAMILEYLKIRNISHKKVEYYGATRSYSQLGSATNALLAGFVVFYTGNYRDIFIITILPYIFNFINLATYPKMLDGEIRKSAGKIREQFKRTLADFRLMFKDKIVLKAVVNSSLFSASHEATKDYLQAVLQTFALSLPILLFLSGDKRTAVVVGIVYFFIYLMTAYASRNSYKIVKRVGNLGRAINATLVLGALIIILAGVFYHINWLIISIVLFLLIYVLHNIRRPMNVGYIADRIKSRVMASGLSVESQIKTFIAAGLSILMGYLADALGVGMALTLIGFIVLISAPPFFVKE; translated from the coding sequence TTGATACCCAAGGACAGAATGTTCTATAAATTTGCCGCATACGGATTTTTGAAGAACCTTAGATTATTTGAGCCGTTCATACTTTTGTTTTTCAAAGCTGCTGGATTATCTTACACTGAGATAGGAATTCTATATGCGATAAAAGAAGTATCAATTTATGTACTTGAGATTCCCACGGGGGTTTATGCAGATGCGTTTGGGAGAAGACGCTCAATGCTTATGTCTATGGTCTCGTATATAATCGCATTTTTCATATTCTTCTCTTTTAGTTCCTTCTGGCTCTTTGCAGTTGCTATGGTTCTCTACGCTCTTGGAGATGCGTATAGAACGGGAACACATAAGGCTATGATTTTAGAGTACTTGAAAATCAGAAATATCTCGCATAAGAAGGTTGAGTACTACGGTGCAACCCGCTCATATTCCCAGCTTGGTTCTGCGACCAATGCACTTCTTGCGGGATTTGTTGTGTTTTACACTGGGAATTACAGGGATATATTCATAATCACCATACTTCCATACATATTCAATTTTATAAACTTGGCTACCTATCCAAAGATGCTGGATGGGGAGATAAGAAAGAGTGCAGGAAAGATTAGAGAGCAGTTTAAGAGAACCCTTGCTGATTTTAGATTAATGTTCAAAGATAAGATAGTTCTGAAGGCAGTAGTTAACTCTTCTCTGTTCTCTGCCTCTCATGAGGCAACAAAGGATTATCTCCAGGCAGTTCTACAAACTTTTGCTCTATCATTACCCATTTTATTGTTTTTGAGCGGAGATAAGAGAACGGCTGTTGTGGTGGGCATTGTTTACTTTTTCATATACCTAATGACTGCATATGCATCTCGTAACTCTTACAAGATAGTGAAGAGAGTGGGCAACTTGGGAAGGGCGATAAATGCGACTCTTGTTTTGGGCGCATTGATAATCATTCTTGCGGGAGTGTTCTATCATATCAACTGGCTCATAATATCCATTGTGCTATTCCTCCTAATCTATGTTCTCCACAACATAAGGAGACCCATGAATGTGGGCTATATTGCAGATAGAATAAAGAGCAGAGTTATGGCCTCTGGATTGAGTGTAGAATCGCAAATCAAGACATTCATAGCGGCCGGCCTATCCATTCTTATGGGCTATCTTGCCGATGCTCTTGGAGTTGGGATGGCCCTTACACTAATAGGTTTTATTGTGCTAATTTCAGCACCCCCATTCTTTGTTAAAGAGTAG
- a CDS encoding DUF5320 domain-containing protein — protein MLEIELSKELFEKIRSMKEDDFNRFLYERMASMNRYFEMNDKEALLKRKKELEEKIKRMKEELKELTEFCDKAERDQKMMEQWIDELGMENKALLMEMRGNGAPVESRKIKEEKI, from the coding sequence ATGCTCGAAATAGAGCTCTCCAAGGAATTGTTCGAAAAGATTCGCAGCATGAAAGAAGACGATTTCAATCGTTTTCTCTATGAGAGAATGGCTTCGATGAACAGGTATTTTGAGATGAATGATAAAGAAGCCCTGCTCAAGAGAAAAAAGGAACTGGAAGAGAAGATAAAGAGGATGAAAGAAGAGCTTAAAGAACTTACGGAATTCTGTGATAAGGCCGAGAGGGACCAGAAAATGATGGAGCAGTGGATTGACGAACTTGGTATGGAAAATAAAGCACTTTTGATGGAGATGAGAGGAAATGGAGCTCCTGTTGAAAGCAGGAAAATTAAAGAAGAAAAAATTTAA
- a CDS encoding 30S ribosomal protein S3ae → MASKRAERAAARRVRDKWRAKVWYTIIAPDTFSAKELGMTPANDPNKVIGRIAEATLYDLTGDFKKMHVKLYFKINRIQGTNAYTRFIGHEMTTDYIRRMVRRRRSRIDAIFPVLTADGYKLRVKVIAVPDKRIKSSIKSEIRKKIMDYLFAKATEMTFSEYVKYLLSEDVRKDLSKVVKPAYPVRRIEVRKSEVLVFPEEKVVELEREEEKKEIEVEAPEEEITESEEEEPSKEMQVEEE, encoded by the coding sequence ATGGCAAGCAAAAGAGCGGAGAGAGCCGCTGCAAGAAGGGTTCGTGATAAATGGAGGGCAAAGGTCTGGTACACGATAATAGCCCCGGATACTTTTAGCGCTAAAGAATTGGGCATGACTCCTGCCAATGATCCAAATAAGGTTATTGGAAGAATTGCCGAAGCAACCCTATACGATTTGACCGGAGATTTCAAAAAGATGCATGTCAAGCTGTATTTCAAGATCAACCGCATTCAAGGCACAAATGCATACACGAGATTCATAGGTCATGAGATGACCACGGACTACATTCGAAGGATGGTGAGAAGGAGGAGGAGCAGAATAGATGCCATATTCCCCGTGCTCACAGCAGATGGCTATAAGCTCCGTGTAAAGGTAATTGCCGTTCCTGATAAGAGGATAAAATCATCCATAAAGAGTGAGATAAGAAAGAAAATTATGGATTATCTTTTTGCAAAAGCCACCGAAATGACTTTCTCAGAGTATGTAAAATATCTTCTGAGTGAAGATGTTCGTAAAGATTTATCCAAGGTTGTGAAACCTGCCTATCCAGTTAGGAGGATTGAAGTGAGAAAATCTGAAGTCCTGGTCTTCCCAGAGGAGAAGGTTGTTGAACTTGAGAGAGAGGAAGAGAAGAAAGAGATTGAAGTAGAGGCTCCCGAAGAGGAAATCACAGAGAGCGAGGAAGAAGAGCCGAGCAAAGAAATGCAGGTAGAAGAGGAGTAA
- a CDS encoding right-handed parallel beta-helix repeat-containing protein, with protein MVGTKGNRIAKVLVLSFVLLMVLGYFSVGIAQASHSNAINENLKIKDYTSHSPIRINSNSDFTSDNGVVSGSGTKDDPYIISGWDIDAHGAGTAIYIGNTTAYFVVKNCNLHNTSYHSSDYEEGSGIMLYNVINGIIVDDTIYDNYDNSIYLDSSSDNEILNNIIHSNSYDGIDAEHSSSNTITNNSIYQVQGEGIALWYSSQNALSSNSIYNNSGDGVDLEYSSNNSMKYNIFSNNSGYGVYIDTGSNNNLAYANSFYYNANSGDAYNSWFIQAYDNGTDNHWNSTDGVGNYWYDWANNNDTNDANNDGIVDWPYKLAGDVGAEDYYPLKTPYSAPVPEFSSGLWIIVIALVAMLGMVRLHNKH; from the coding sequence GTGGTTGGAACGAAGGGTAATAGAATTGCGAAGGTATTAGTGCTCTCCTTTGTTCTTTTGATGGTTTTAGGGTATTTTAGTGTGGGAATTGCACAGGCATCTCATAGTAATGCTATAAATGAGAACTTAAAGATTAAAGATTATACCTCGCATTCTCCGATTAGAATAAACAGCAATTCCGATTTTACATCGGATAATGGTGTGGTTTCAGGAAGTGGAACGAAGGATGATCCTTACATAATTTCTGGATGGGATATTGATGCGCATGGGGCAGGAACTGCGATTTATATTGGAAATACCACGGCTTATTTTGTGGTTAAGAACTGCAATTTACACAATACATCGTATCATTCCTCTGATTATGAGGAGGGCTCAGGCATTATGCTTTACAATGTGATTAACGGGATAATCGTAGATGACACGATTTACGATAATTATGATAACAGTATATACTTGGATTCTTCTTCGGATAATGAGATACTCAATAACATAATTCATAGCAATAGCTATGATGGAATTGATGCAGAGCATTCTTCCAGCAATACCATAACCAACAACTCGATTTATCAGGTGCAGGGAGAAGGTATTGCGCTTTGGTATTCATCTCAAAATGCTCTGAGTAGCAACTCAATTTACAACAATAGTGGAGATGGTGTTGATCTTGAATATTCATCAAACAACTCTATGAAATACAATATATTTTCTAATAACAGTGGATATGGAGTGTATATAGATACTGGTAGCAACAATAATTTGGCTTATGCGAACTCTTTCTACTATAATGCCAACTCTGGAGATGCATATAATTCCTGGTTTATTCAAGCGTATGATAATGGAACAGATAATCACTGGAACTCCACCGATGGAGTTGGCAATTACTGGTACGATTGGGCAAATAATAACGATACGAATGATGCCAATAATGATGGAATAGTAGACTGGCCATATAAACTGGCTGGTGATGTTGGAGCCGAAGATTATTATCCTCTAAAAACACCTTATAGTGCTCCAGTTCCTGAGTTCTCTTCAGGACTATGGATAATAGTAATTGCACTCGTTGCCATGCTTGGAATGGTAAGATTACATAATAAACATTGA
- a CDS encoding PINc/VapC family ATPase: MKYVPDTSVIVDGRFVDFLNIEEVEEVIIPEAIIGEVEHQANSGLSIGFSGLSELRRIREICEKRGIKLTFCGSRPEEWQIRRAKAGEIDNMIRECAAQNGAILVTGDYVQKSIAEVKGIPAIYLEAKKEIRMRIEDFFEPDIMSVHIKAGVGVFAKRGKPGEFKLERIREAITPQEVEEIAYDIVERARRDDKSFIEMDMKGATVVQLREYRIAITRPPFSDAMEITAVRPIVKLRLEDYNISKKLRRRIEEKAEGILVSGSPGAGKSTFVQAIAEYYASLNKIVKTMEKPRDLILEDIITQYTSLEGSMEKTGDILLLVRPDYTIFDEMRTTNDFKVFTDLRLAGVGMVGVVHATRAIDAMQRFIGRVELGVIPQIVDTIIHIEKGDIKQVLTLRYTVKVPSGMHEEDLARPVIEVRDLESESLLYEVYSFGEQIVVVPVSEEEKSVYKWAAKGLEDELRKLFPGLRVKVKVVSENRAILYVPPSAISSVIGKKGKRIADVESLVGMSLDVEPLGRERVREERIEVEVEMKKKTIRLHVGEHLAHRKVSVFADTQRLFDVTVSSQGFINLRKSTANGKKVINALKNGERIYVIPL; the protein is encoded by the coding sequence ATGAAATATGTTCCAGATACAAGTGTGATTGTGGACGGTAGGTTTGTGGATTTTCTCAATATAGAGGAGGTTGAAGAGGTAATCATACCTGAAGCAATAATTGGGGAAGTGGAGCATCAGGCTAATTCCGGCTTATCCATAGGATTTTCAGGATTGAGTGAATTGCGCAGAATTAGGGAGATTTGCGAGAAGAGAGGTATAAAACTTACATTTTGCGGCTCAAGGCCTGAAGAATGGCAGATTCGCCGTGCCAAGGCTGGAGAGATTGACAATATGATTCGAGAGTGTGCAGCCCAAAATGGAGCCATCCTTGTAACGGGCGACTATGTGCAGAAGAGCATAGCCGAGGTGAAGGGCATACCCGCAATATATCTGGAAGCGAAGAAAGAGATAAGGATGCGCATTGAAGATTTCTTTGAGCCAGATATTATGAGCGTACACATCAAGGCAGGGGTGGGGGTTTTTGCCAAGCGCGGCAAGCCCGGTGAGTTCAAGCTTGAAAGGATAAGAGAGGCCATAACTCCTCAAGAAGTGGAAGAGATCGCCTACGACATAGTTGAGCGTGCTAGGAGAGATGATAAATCGTTCATAGAGATGGATATGAAAGGTGCCACTGTTGTGCAGTTGAGAGAGTACCGTATAGCCATAACCCGGCCACCTTTTTCAGATGCTATGGAGATAACAGCAGTCAGGCCCATTGTGAAGTTGAGATTGGAGGATTACAATATAAGCAAGAAGCTCAGAAGGAGAATAGAAGAAAAAGCTGAGGGCATATTGGTCTCTGGCTCTCCAGGAGCTGGAAAGAGCACATTTGTGCAGGCAATTGCCGAGTACTATGCCTCGCTAAACAAGATTGTGAAAACTATGGAGAAGCCCAGGGATTTGATTCTTGAGGATATAATCACTCAGTACACTTCTTTGGAAGGGAGTATGGAGAAAACTGGAGATATTTTGCTCCTCGTTCGTCCAGATTACACGATATTTGATGAGATGCGCACCACCAATGATTTCAAGGTATTCACAGATTTGCGTCTGGCGGGAGTGGGCATGGTTGGAGTAGTCCACGCAACAAGAGCCATAGATGCCATGCAGCGCTTCATCGGTCGTGTGGAACTTGGAGTAATACCTCAAATTGTGGATACTATCATTCATATAGAGAAGGGAGATATAAAGCAAGTTCTCACGCTTCGCTATACAGTCAAAGTTCCCTCAGGAATGCATGAAGAGGATCTCGCTAGACCTGTCATAGAAGTTAGAGATTTAGAAAGCGAAAGCTTGCTCTACGAAGTGTACTCCTTCGGTGAGCAGATTGTGGTCGTACCCGTTAGCGAAGAAGAGAAAAGCGTTTACAAGTGGGCAGCTAAAGGACTTGAGGATGAGCTCCGCAAGCTTTTCCCTGGATTGAGGGTGAAGGTCAAGGTAGTGAGTGAGAATCGTGCAATACTCTATGTACCACCATCAGCCATATCTTCTGTCATAGGCAAGAAGGGCAAGAGAATAGCGGATGTGGAGAGCTTAGTTGGCATGTCTCTGGATGTTGAGCCGCTGGGCAGAGAAAGAGTAAGGGAAGAGAGAATAGAGGTTGAGGTAGAGATGAAAAAGAAGACTATTCGGCTGCATGTGGGCGAGCATCTTGCACATCGGAAAGTATCTGTGTTCGCCGACACGCAGAGATTGTTCGATGTAACCGTATCCTCTCAGGGTTTTATAAATCTCAGAAAGAGCACAGCTAACGGAAAGAAAGTGATAAATGCTCTGAAAAACGGTGAGAGAATATATGTCATTCCTCTATAG
- the ppa gene encoding inorganic diphosphatase yields the protein MKAGENPPEDIYVFIEVPKGSNIKCEYDFEMNVIKVDRVLHTASFYPFNYGFIPETMEEDNDPIDCLVISYDSFPHGVLVRAIPIGMLVTEDEHGPDRKIIAVPHPTVDPRNEGIEDIRDVQSSVLEQIKHFFEHYKELEKNKWVKIVGFRGAEEAKEAIKRAMERREKSISS from the coding sequence ATGAAAGCAGGAGAAAATCCCCCGGAGGACATTTATGTGTTCATCGAAGTACCGAAGGGGAGCAATATAAAATGTGAGTACGATTTTGAGATGAATGTCATTAAGGTGGATAGAGTTTTACATACAGCATCGTTCTACCCTTTCAACTATGGGTTCATTCCAGAGACTATGGAGGAGGATAACGACCCCATAGATTGCCTTGTAATATCTTATGATTCTTTCCCACACGGCGTTTTAGTCAGAGCGATACCAATCGGCATGCTTGTCACTGAAGATGAGCACGGCCCAGACAGAAAAATCATCGCAGTGCCTCACCCCACCGTGGACCCGAGAAATGAAGGTATTGAGGACATCAGAGATGTGCAAAGCAGCGTGCTTGAGCAGATTAAGCATTTCTTCGAGCATTACAAGGAATTGGAAAAGAACAAGTGGGTGAAAATTGTGGGATTTCGAGGTGCCGAAGAGGCAAAAGAGGCCATAAAGAGGGCAATGGAGAGAAGAGAGAAAAGTATATCTTCTTAA
- a CDS encoding bifunctional aspartate transaminase/aspartate 4-decarboxylase: MNLKDINFEELSPFEFKDILIKLASRKSEKMMLNAGRGNPNFVSLIPRYGFLQLGRFALSEAERHYGYMDDLIGGHSDRDGIEARFEIFVRSNWDAKGVKFLNAAVSYVKDHLGFSAGDFLHEMVQGYLGCEYPSPVRMLKMGEKIVVRYLLREMGAGHDLLGETQLFAVEGGTAAMAYLFESLKANYILEEGDKIALAVPIFTPYIEIPRLDTYRLVEIEIVADPEQGYQIPDEELEKLLDPDIKAFFLVNPGNPTSVKLNDSTLKKIKEIIKKRKNLVIITDDVYATFADDFKSIYAVCPHNTILVYSFSKYFGATGWRLGVIALHERNVVDRLIRKLPEDLQKELEERYSSVTVNPRKLKFIDRLVADSRNVALRHTAGLSTPQQVQMVLFALYALMDEQNRYKEAVKRIMRRRYKALYRGLGIEQPIDPNNVYYYTLIDTEALAEQIYGREFADWFLKTLPYSEFVVRLAEEAHVVLLPGKGFDVKHPSARVSLANLREVDYLKIGQTIRKLLDSYYKEFVKSKKK; encoded by the coding sequence ATGAATCTGAAGGATATAAATTTTGAAGAGCTCAGTCCGTTTGAATTCAAGGATATACTTATAAAGCTGGCGAGCAGGAAATCGGAGAAGATGATGCTCAATGCAGGCCGTGGGAATCCGAATTTTGTATCGTTAATTCCCAGATACGGGTTCTTGCAGTTGGGAAGATTTGCTCTAAGCGAGGCTGAGAGGCATTATGGGTACATGGACGATTTGATTGGAGGCCATAGCGATAGGGATGGGATAGAGGCCAGGTTTGAGATATTTGTTAGAAGCAACTGGGATGCTAAAGGTGTAAAGTTTCTCAATGCAGCAGTAAGCTATGTAAAAGACCATCTTGGGTTCTCTGCTGGAGATTTCTTGCATGAGATGGTTCAGGGCTATCTTGGATGTGAGTATCCTTCACCGGTTAGAATGCTGAAGATGGGGGAGAAAATTGTTGTGCGCTATCTCCTTAGAGAAATGGGCGCTGGACATGACCTTCTTGGAGAAACGCAGCTGTTTGCGGTGGAAGGAGGTACTGCTGCCATGGCTTATCTTTTTGAATCGCTCAAGGCAAATTATATACTTGAAGAGGGAGATAAGATTGCTCTTGCAGTACCCATTTTCACGCCTTACATAGAGATTCCACGCCTTGACACTTACAGACTTGTGGAGATAGAGATAGTGGCAGATCCTGAGCAAGGATATCAAATTCCTGATGAAGAACTGGAAAAGCTTTTGGATCCTGATATAAAGGCATTCTTCCTAGTCAATCCGGGCAATCCCACATCGGTGAAACTCAACGATAGCACATTGAAGAAAATAAAAGAGATAATAAAGAAGAGAAAGAATTTGGTAATAATTACGGATGATGTTTATGCAACCTTCGCAGATGATTTCAAATCTATATATGCTGTATGCCCTCACAACACTATTCTCGTTTACTCCTTTTCCAAGTACTTTGGTGCTACAGGCTGGCGTCTTGGAGTGATAGCTTTGCACGAGAGAAATGTGGTAGATCGGCTTATTAGAAAACTGCCGGAAGATTTGCAGAAAGAGTTGGAAGAAAGGTACTCTTCTGTAACTGTAAATCCCAGAAAGTTGAAGTTCATAGATAGACTTGTGGCAGATAGCAGAAATGTGGCTTTGAGACATACAGCAGGACTTTCTACCCCTCAGCAGGTGCAGATGGTTCTATTTGCACTATATGCACTTATGGATGAGCAGAACAGGTATAAAGAGGCGGTGAAGAGAATAATGAGACGCAGATACAAAGCTCTCTATAGAGGATTAGGAATAGAGCAGCCTATAGATCCTAACAATGTGTATTATTACACACTCATAGATACCGAAGCTCTGGCAGAGCAAATTTATGGCAGAGAGTTTGCAGATTGGTTTTTGAAGACATTGCCATACAGCGAGTTCGTAGTGCGTCTTGCTGAAGAGGCCCATGTGGTGCTACTTCCCGGGAAGGGCTTTGATGTCAAGCATCCTTCAGCGAGAGTCTCTCTGGCGAATTTGCGTGAGGTAGATTATCTCAAGATTGGGCAGACCATTCGCAAGCTGCTGGACTCATACTACAAAGAGTTCGTAAAATCGAAAAAGAAGTAA
- a CDS encoding threonine synthase, which yields MFVCTACGRKFSLEEHHQRCPICNEPLQLENMKGKRRDGNVWERYRDFYSIPLSMDYSLGEGDTPIIRVDMYGNEFYLKNETLNPTWSFKDRGTFVAINRAIQMGFDRIGVVSTGNMAASVAAYGAHAGLDTIVLVSENILNEKISQLLPYGAKILKVKGDYGELYFKSLKIGKTRKIYFMNSDDPFRIEGYKTIAYELAEKVDVDYVFVPTSSGGLFRGVYKGFLELKESGTIDKIPEMVAVQAKGCSPICSAYPSGKIGRFKNASTIAHAIENPYPPSGNAVLRILKKNGWKCIAVEEDEIIKAQEELAYKGIFVQPASATTLAVLKKLNLKNSRIALILTGSGLKTKSIEYSKTIPLCDIEELEDCEVFK from the coding sequence ATGTTTGTATGCACTGCCTGTGGTAGAAAATTCTCCTTAGAAGAGCATCATCAGAGATGCCCAATTTGCAACGAGCCCTTGCAGTTGGAGAATATGAAGGGGAAGAGAAGAGATGGAAATGTGTGGGAGAGATACAGAGATTTTTATTCAATTCCTTTGAGCATGGATTACAGCTTGGGGGAGGGAGATACACCAATAATTCGAGTTGATATGTATGGAAATGAGTTTTATCTCAAGAATGAGACTTTGAATCCAACTTGGAGCTTTAAAGATAGGGGTACTTTTGTGGCGATAAACAGGGCGATTCAAATGGGATTTGATAGGATAGGCGTGGTATCCACTGGCAACATGGCTGCAAGTGTGGCTGCTTATGGGGCACATGCGGGATTGGATACGATAGTTCTTGTATCAGAGAATATACTAAATGAGAAAATATCCCAACTTTTACCCTACGGGGCTAAGATTTTAAAAGTGAAAGGTGACTATGGAGAGCTGTATTTTAAATCTTTGAAAATCGGGAAAACGAGAAAAATATATTTTATGAACTCAGATGACCCTTTTCGAATAGAGGGCTATAAAACAATTGCATATGAGCTCGCCGAAAAGGTGGATGTGGATTATGTTTTCGTGCCCACGAGTTCTGGAGGATTGTTCAGGGGTGTTTATAAGGGGTTTCTAGAGTTGAAGGAGAGTGGAACAATAGATAAAATTCCGGAGATGGTTGCTGTGCAAGCTAAGGGTTGCTCGCCAATATGCAGTGCTTATCCCTCAGGCAAAATTGGGAGATTTAAGAATGCAAGTACAATCGCACATGCGATAGAGAATCCGTATCCTCCAAGCGGAAATGCTGTTCTAAGGATATTGAAAAAGAATGGGTGGAAATGTATTGCAGTTGAAGAGGATGAGATAATAAAAGCTCAAGAAGAGCTTGCTTATAAGGGAATTTTTGTTCAGCCTGCCTCTGCCACAACTCTTGCAGTCCTTAAAAAATTAAACTTGAAAAATTCAAGAATAGCCCTTATCTTAACAGGCTCAGGGCTCAAAACGAAAAGTATAGAATACTCAAAAACAATACCTTTATGTGATATTGAAGAGTTGGAAGATTGTGAGGTGTTTAAATGA
- the lysS gene encoding lysine--tRNA ligase, protein MERKDYLKRVELLKELRNMGINPYPQSTPITNYIEEIVKAPENFMGKKVAVAGRLYALRFHGKVAFGDLRDNGSKIQGFFRMDVLGEEQYKFLKKYVDRGDFLWIKGEVTRTKKGELSVLAEEIKLASKALYDLPHEWFGIEDTEKRYRQRYLDLMFNKDAFDTFIKRSIIEKEIRMFLWNRGFLEMETPVLQPVYGGANAKPFKTHVNAIDRDYYLRISDELYLKRLIVGGYNKVFEIAKDFRNEDIDTTHNPEFTMIEIYQSYVDYNDMMNLTEEMIKHVAQKLEIEKVKFGEYEIDFTKPFRREKMLDMLAKRGIDENTSDEEIKAMLDEYKIKMPQYNRGLALGKLFERVCEEDLIQPVFVIDHPRETTPLCKLHRKDNRLIERFELYVGSVELANGYTELNDPLLQEKFFREEVERRTLGDEEAHQYDEDFIEALRWGMPPMGGVGIGIDRLTMLLTGNTSIKEVILFPILAPKK, encoded by the coding sequence ATGGAGAGAAAGGACTATCTCAAGCGCGTTGAACTGCTGAAAGAATTAAGGAATATGGGTATAAATCCGTACCCACAGAGCACTCCTATAACGAATTACATAGAGGAAATTGTAAAAGCTCCCGAGAATTTTATGGGTAAGAAGGTTGCAGTTGCGGGCAGGTTATACGCTCTGCGCTTTCATGGAAAGGTTGCTTTTGGAGATTTGCGCGATAATGGCTCTAAGATTCAGGGATTTTTCCGAATGGATGTTTTGGGGGAGGAGCAGTACAAGTTCTTGAAGAAATATGTGGATAGGGGCGATTTTCTGTGGATAAAGGGAGAGGTAACTCGCACTAAGAAGGGAGAGTTAAGCGTACTTGCTGAGGAAATTAAACTCGCCTCTAAAGCCCTCTACGATTTACCACACGAGTGGTTTGGAATAGAAGATACGGAAAAAAGATACAGGCAGAGGTACTTGGATTTGATGTTCAACAAAGATGCATTTGACACATTTATAAAGAGAAGCATAATTGAAAAGGAGATACGGATGTTTCTCTGGAACAGAGGATTTTTAGAGATGGAAACTCCTGTATTACAGCCCGTGTATGGAGGAGCAAATGCCAAGCCATTCAAGACGCATGTAAATGCAATTGACAGGGATTATTATCTTCGGATCTCGGATGAATTATATCTAAAAAGGCTCATAGTAGGCGGGTACAACAAGGTATTTGAGATAGCCAAAGATTTTCGCAATGAGGATATTGATACCACGCACAATCCAGAATTTACAATGATTGAAATTTACCAATCCTATGTGGATTACAACGATATGATGAATTTAACTGAAGAGATGATCAAGCATGTGGCACAAAAGTTGGAAATTGAAAAAGTTAAGTTTGGAGAGTACGAGATAGATTTTACCAAGCCATTTAGGAGAGAGAAAATGTTGGACATGCTGGCAAAGAGAGGAATAGATGAAAATACGAGCGATGAAGAAATTAAAGCGATGCTGGATGAATACAAGATAAAGATGCCCCAGTACAATCGAGGCTTGGCTCTGGGCAAATTATTTGAGAGGGTTTGCGAGGAAGATTTAATCCAGCCCGTGTTTGTTATAGACCACCCCAGAGAAACCACTCCTCTCTGCAAACTTCACAGGAAAGATAACAGGCTAATAGAGAGATTTGAGTTGTATGTGGGAAGTGTAGAGTTAGCAAATGGATATACTGAGCTCAACGATCCTCTGTTGCAAGAGAAATTCTTCCGCGAGGAGGTGGAACGCAGAACTCTGGGAGATGAAGAAGCACATCAATACGATGAGGATTTCATAGAAGCCCTGCGCTGGGGAATGCCCCCCATGGGCGGTGTGGGCATAGGAATAGACCGACTAACCATGCTCTTAACCGGCAATACGAGTATAAAGGAAGTGATACTCTTTCCAATCTTGGCGCCCAAGAAGTGA